The Pseudorasbora parva isolate DD20220531a chromosome 19, ASM2467924v1, whole genome shotgun sequence genomic sequence TGATAACGGAGATcggtttatttcttttattatcgctgttgttgtgtatcactgaggagccagcacgtggaGGTCGCGGTTTCTGTTTGTCATCATAACATTTCGGCCGTATTGTTTCAATGATAAATGTATTTCGACCGAAAACCGAAAATGCGCTTTCGGGCCATTTTAGGTGGCTGAATATTCTGTGCATTTGTGCATTCCTAATAATAATTTCATCTTTTACTCATTTTCAAAGAATACAAACCATTTATTGGTTTTGATATTTTACCCCACACAAGTGTCAGTTAGGATCAaatttttatcttttaaattaCACTGTTTTTTGGTCAACAGGACTGTGATCATGATCTTGTCCCTGAAGAAATGTCAAGTTTAGAAAAATGTGTCACATGTGGAGGACCCTTTTCGCCTCTGAAATGGTCAGGTGTGAGGTGTAAAGgtaaatttttttgagaatggAAGGGGTATCCATCCATATCTTTTGAACATGATGTCACAGGAACACCTTTTAAAAACTTTTCCATGTGTAACTCTGCTATATGTTCAAGATGAGCCTTTTGCAGCTGCACTTACTTTTTAAGTACTTACCATGACATTATTAACAATCTTCCTTTATTAATTCTTAATTTTCTCTGTCTAGTTTGCTACGAGTCCTGGCACAAAAAGTGTTATTTAAAGCACAAGGTCAACATAACTGAACCTCTGCCAGTGGTAAGTGTTTTAGTATAATTATTTTCAGTGAAATGCTTTCGGGatacacaaaatataaatgtatttttttttaaaattattatcagGTCTGTGAAGAACAAAGTTCAAGTGAGGTGGCATCATCAGAAGAGGAATATGTGCCTGATTCCACAGCTGATTCAGACAGCTCATGGGACGGCATAGCAGAGCCTTTAAAAACAAGTCGTAGTCAACATTTAGAATTACAGAATTTTGAGGTGTCCACCAGCAAGTCTGTTTCGAAAAAGAGAAGACGccatcaagacatttttgtagaggaagagagagagtcaGTTTCTGAAGCTGCAGAATCATTATCTGAAGATGCAATCAGTGCAAGTCAGCTTGAAGTATCAGGAGTTACTGCCAAAGTAGGAAATACTGATGCTAAAGGCATCATTGTTGATGATAGCGCTGATGCTGGGGCTGAACAGGTCTCAAACACATCCTCCTCTCTCAAAAATAAAACTTACTGCTACATTTGTGGAAAACTGCAGACAAAGTTTACGCGTCACCTAAAACGTCATGAGAAAACACATGCAGATGTTGCTCAAGTTTTAAGTCTTCCCAAGAAGTCCAAACAGCGCCAGAAAATGCTTATAAAGCTACGCAACAAGGGAAACCACATCCATAACTCAGAAGTCTTAGCAAGTGGAGTTGGATCCCTAAAACTAAGACGCACGGCTAAGACAAAATACAATGCCAAAGACTATATTCATTGCATGTACTGCCAGGCATTTTATCTCCGAAGAGATCTGTGGCGACATGTTAAAAAATGTTCTTCAAAACCAGTAGAAGCCAATTCGGAGTTTGGAAGAAAAAAGGTCTTGTCTTTAGCCTCTATGAATGAGTCAGCTCTGTCTCAGCATATATCCCCAGGTGTTTGGAAGATGTTATCTGTTATGAAAGACGACGAGATAACTGCTACTGTACGAAGTGACTATTCCATTCTTCAGCTGGCCCAGTCGTTTTTTAACAAGCATGCACAAGATCCCAACAAATACAACTATATTCGCCAGACACTCCGAGAAAGTGGAAGACTTCTGCTTACGCTTCGCAAGGACTTCTCAATACATACACTAGAGGATGCTGTGAGACCTGCAAATTTTAATGTGGTGATCAAAGCTGTCAAGAAAGTGTCTGGGTACGATGACGAAAAGCACTGCTACCAAACACCGAGCCTTGCATTAAAGTTGGGTCACTCACTGCAGAAAGTCAGTGACATTTTACATTGCAGAGCACTGATGGCACAAGACAGTAACCTGATAAAGTCAACCCAGAGTTTCAAAACCCTCTATGCTACAAAGTGGTCTGAACTCATCTCCCACACCGCTTTAACTACGCTGAATGACCGCCACTTTAACAAGCCTTGTACTCTTCCTTTTACGGAAGATGTTCAGCGTCTTCATAGATATCTGGAGAAGACTACAGAACAAGCATTGAAGGACTTGGAGGACCACAGTTCACCAAAATCATATAGTGAACTTTGTAAGGCCACCATGGCAAATGTAATACTTTTTAACAGGAGAAGAGGGGGAGAAGTTTCAAAGATGACGCTGAATGGCTTTCTGGAGAGAGACACAAGTGCCTTACACAAGGATGTCGCTTTTGGACTGACACAATTTGAAATTCACCTCTGTCAACACTTCAGTCGTGTTGAATTAAAGGGTAAAAGAGGCCGGAAAGTTGCGGTGTTACTTTCACCAGACATGGTGAAGGGCATAACACGCCTCATAGAGAAAAGACAAGACTCTGGTGTTCCGGCAGAAAACCTGTTCCTGTTTGCCAGACCTCATTGTCTGACTCCCTACAGAGGACAGGACTGTTTGAGGCTCTATGCGAGTGAATGTGGGGCTGAAAACCCTGAGCTCCTCAGGTCAACACTATTACGCAAACATGTTGCAACTTTGTCGCAGATCTTGAACCTCAAGAATCATGAGTTAGACCAGGTCGCTGACTTCCTCGGCCATGATATTCGCGTTCATCGCGAATATTACCGGCTTCCAGAGGCTACTACCCAGCTGGCCAAAATCTCAAAACTACTGCTCGCCATGGAGAAAGGGTCTCTCAGAAGCCTTCAAGGCAAAACGCTTGAGGAGATTGAAATCGAAGGTAATGCCATTTAAAATCAAAACTAAAAATCAGAACTGTTTCTAGcaaatttgttttattaaaatggaACATAAATTATATGTAGGCAATCTATAGCACTTGAATCTCATTATTCATCAAGGTAATACATTTTCTTAGATAATCTACAGTTGACCGATTCAAGTGCAGAGAGTGAGGTCGATGCAGAGAGTGAGGTTGATGAAGGAAATCTCACAGATCCACAGACTGGTAAGTgcagtgagattttttttttcttgaaattgttttatttatgaaatcaCATGACTGATGTTAAACTTTATTACAGATTCTGCAGAGATGAAAAGAACGACACAACCTGTTGAAGCTCCAGGTACGTATTTATTGTCACCAGATGGTTAGACTGTTAGACTGTAACTACTTGCTATGATGTATCCCTAACCAATTGTAATTTCACTGTCAAGTCAGTAACCGTATAATCTATTGTAATTTCGGACACAATTCAAGGGGATGTTAAATTGTGtctgaaatacaaaaaaaacgtctcggttacgtatggtaaccctccTTCCCTGAGTGAGGAAACGGAGACGTCACGTCTGTAGGAATTACCAACGAATTAGGTCACGCTAGGAAAACCAATTGCCTTTGAGTGAAACTAAAACgagccaatgaacattggcctGCAGGATCTGCATTCCGTGCCCCGCCTGCAAGTGCAGGTATAAAGGGGAAGCAAGCAGGCACACATATTGCTTTTCATCGAGGGAAATGACATCTCCAGTTCCCTtactcagggaacgagggttaccatgCTTAACCGAGTGATTTCTCCCATCACTAACAAAACGCCATATTGCTGACCGCTTCTAGCGCCCAGCTAAGCTACCCGCCTGAACAGTTTATTTTCCGCCGTAGAGACCGCTGTAAGAACACCCAGTCTCATAGAAACTCCTAGTGAGCTAATAGACAAAtgggacagagaaaagccagggctgggaaGAGGCAAAGATATCtcattatattattatcaggaGAAACGAGATACGGGGGAGTAAACAATACCATTGTCTAATTTGCACATGGCAAGTTAACCAAACTCATTCTGTAATACTTCTGGGGTCCGTTCTTCATACCTTGCTTAATAAATCtagaagatctgggatctgtcaaatcatctcaatcgtgataactgatctctggctaatttggttcttcaaacgaatttgtggattggattaaaatatttgGAATAAATTATCTAAGATcactgtgtgtttttgtgttcactgaagagggcagatgatcgatactcgaaaccacgatcaATAAAGCAGCCAGGttggctggcgtcaagacaacgtaatgacatcatataattacAAAAGACACCTGGCAGAAAACTTGACAAATTACACATAAAAAACCCCCGCAAATGTATTGCCGTTTTTAAGAAAAACAGTCAAacgaccaaaccaacataagttataatggataaatgatatatatatatttttttaatattccaattattaatattcagatttatagtatttgtacacactttatatttttatttttttttaatattcagatttt encodes the following:
- the LOC137047362 gene encoding uncharacterized protein, encoding MPCQAADVYKCGSFADIIPEDCDHDLVPEEMSSLEKCVTCGGPFSPLKWSGVRCKVCYESWHKKCYLKHKVNITEPLPVVCEEQSSSEVASSEEEYVPDSTADSDSSWDGIAEPLKTSRSQHLELQNFEVSTSKSVSKKRRRHQDIFVEEERESVSEAAESLSEDAISASQLEVSGVTAKVGNTDAKGIIVDDSADAGAEQVSNTSSSLKNKTYCYICGKLQTKFTRHLKRHEKTHADVAQVLSLPKKSKQRQKMLIKLRNKGNHIHNSEVLASGVGSLKLRRTAKTKYNAKDYIHCMYCQAFYLRRDLWRHVKKCSSKPVEANSEFGRKKVLSLASMNESALSQHISPGVWKMLSVMKDDEITATVRSDYSILQLAQSFFNKHAQDPNKYNYIRQTLRESGRLLLTLRKDFSIHTLEDAVRPANFNVVIKAVKKVSGYDDEKHCYQTPSLALKLGHSLQKVSDILHCRALMAQDSNLIKSTQSFKTLYATKWSELISHTALTTLNDRHFNKPCTLPFTEDVQRLHRYLEKTTEQALKDLEDHSSPKSYSELCKATMANVILFNRRRGGEVSKMTLNGFLERDTSALHKDVAFGLTQFEIHLCQHFSRVELKGKRGRKVAVLLSPDMVKGITRLIEKRQDSGVPAENLFLFARPHCLTPYRGQDCLRLYASECGAENPELLRSTLLRKHVATLSQILNLKNHELDQVADFLGHDIRVHREYYRLPEATTQLAKISKLLLAMEKGSLRSLQGKTLEEIEIEDNLQLTDSSAESEVDAESEVDEGNLTDPQTDSAEMKRTTQPVEAPGSAGLLIARQPVEEPPGMSASSSQAQSENADGKGKEPSRKLMKDKEPSRKKKTNKQSVSLESARRAKKHQWSPMEVAAVMRHFGEHVKKGKLATMIECQQCKEAEDPVLAGRSILNIRDFVRNRGVTLKRKENPGLNMEM